The following proteins are encoded in a genomic region of Glycine soja cultivar W05 chromosome 17, ASM419377v2, whole genome shotgun sequence:
- the LOC114392045 gene encoding probable serine/threonine-protein kinase PBL21: protein MSCFCTSRSRGKDVGLVVDNLGLGSSNKGNKKASATSFSFRELASAASGFKEVNLIGEGGFGKVYKGRLSATLGSQLVAIKQLRLDGESHQGNREFVTEVLMLSLLHHSNLVKLIGYCTHGDQRLLVYEYMPMGSLENHLFDPNPNKEALSWKTRLNIAVGAARGLQYLHCEANPPVIYRDLKSANILLDYNLKPKLSDFGLAKLGPVGDNTHVSTRVMGTYGYCAPEYAMSGKLTLKSDIYSFGVVLLELITGRKAMDVNRRPREQSLVAWSRPFLSDRRKLSHIVDPRLEGNYPLRCLHNAIAITAMCLQEQPNLRPSIGDIVVALEYLASERVSEIIRHGVRSQPRSETETNSN from the exons ATGAGCTGCTTTTGTACTTCTCGTTCTCGTGGGAAGGATGTGGGCCTTGTTGTTGATAATTTAGGTTTAGGGTCGTCAAATAAAGGCAACAAGAAAGCCTCAGCGACGAGTTTCAGTTTTCGGGAGCTTGCATCGGCAGCGAGTGGTTTTAAGGAAGTGAATTTGATTGGGGAAGGAGGTTTTGGAAAGGTTTACAAGGGTCGTCTTTCTGCTACACTAGGAAGCCAACTTGTTGCTATAAAACAATTACGTCTTGATGGTGAAAGTCACCAAGGTAATCGGGAATTTGTCACCGAGGTTCTTATGTTAAGCCTCCTTCACCATTCCAATCTTGTCAAATTGATTGGCTACTGCACCCATGGAGATCAAAGGCTTTTGGTTTATGAATACATGCCTATGGGTAGCCTCGAAAACCATCTCTTCG ATCCTAACCCTAACAAAGAAGCACTAAGTTGGAAAACTCGACTGAACATTGCTGTGGGGGCTGCCCGAGGTCTCCAGTATCTCCATTGTGAAGCGAATCCACCTGTTATCTATCGGGACTTGAAATCTGCCAACATCTTATTAGACTATAATTTAAAACCGAAACTGTCTGATTTTGGGCTTGCTAAACTAGGACCTGTTGGAGACAATACCCATGTTTCCACCAGAGTCATGGGAACATATGGCTACTGTGCCCCCGAGTATGCCATGAGTGGCAAATTAACTCTTAAATCTGATATCTACAGCTTTGGTGTCGTCTTGCTAGAGTTGATCACTGGACGGAAGGCAATGGATGTCAATAGAAGACCCCGCGAGCAAAGCTTGGTTGCATGG TCTCGCCCATTCTTGAGTGACCGGAGAAAGCTTTCGCATATCGTTGATCCTCGTTTGGAAGGAAACTACCCCTTACGTTGTTTGCACAATGCAATTGCTATTACGGCAATGTGCCTCCAGGAGCAACCGAATCTTCGTCCGTCcattggtgatattgttgtggCACTGGAGTACTTGGCCTCTGAAAGAGTTTCTGAAATCATCAGGCATGGTGTGCGCAGCCAACCACGATCAGAAACTGAAACAAATAGCAACTAG
- the LOC114394262 gene encoding uncharacterized protein LOC114394262, whose product MIFIDLISGLFSPLTYFFSRNGSHMLDYQLALQRCVRNDTDERFREERNRAFISKWLRRPLRVYENFDLSLEGLKSFFENAKEHYGINTVRATQSLGLNGDVVQNKDQNAWFTRKKKQKLNKSGNGDGRETSVIENNISFPTLTSPDLIESQPSAQKNSNTYNCKYLPQCSNQTEPR is encoded by the exons ATGATATTTATTGATCTCATTTCAGGCTTATTCTCACCACTAACTTATTTCTTCTCAAGAAATGGATCTCACATGTTGGATTACCAGCTTGCTCTTCAGCGATGCGTTAGAAACGATACTG ATGAACGCTTTCGGGAAGAAAGAAATAGGGCATTCATTTCAAAGTGGCTAAGAAGACCGTTGAGAGTATATGAAAACTTTGATTTGTCATTGGAGGGACTAAAATCTTTCTTTGAGAATGCCAAG GAACATTATGGCATAAATACAGTACGTGCCACACAGAGTTTGGGTTTAAATGGGGATGTCGTCCAAAACAAGGATCAGAATGCATGGttcacaagaaagaaaaaacagaagCTGAACAAGTCTGGTAATGGAGATGGGAGAGAAACATCAGTGATTGAGAATAACATCTCTTTTCCCACACTAACCTCTCCAGATCTTATTGAGAGTCAGCCATCAGCTCAAAAGAATAGTAACACATACAATTGTAAATATCTCCCTCAATGCAGTAATCAGACAGAGCCAAGGTAA
- the LOC114394261 gene encoding short-chain dehydrogenase/reductase family 42E member 1-like isoform X2, producing MNQGNLGELIRMHLSENEGIEGKTFVVTGGLGFVGSGLCLELIRRGAVEVRAFDLRLSSPWSRPLKDKGVLCIQGDVARKEDVERALRGADCVFHLAAFGMSGKEMLQFGRVDEVNINGTCHVIDACLYLGIKRLVYCSTCNVVFGGQQIINGNETLPYFPIDHHVDPYGRSKSIAEQLVLKNNARTLKSDSSGNHRLYTCAVRPAAIYGPGEDRHLPRIVTMARLGLLLFRIGDQTVKSDWIFVDNLVLALILASMGLLDDNLSKGKRPVAAGQAYFISDGSPVNSFEFLQPLLRSLGYELPKTSLPVERALVLGRICWAVYTILYPWLNRWWLPQPFILPSEVHKVGVTHYFSYLKAKEEIGYAPMVTSREGMALTISYWQERKRTTLDGPTIYAWLFCVIGMISLFCGAFLPDIGIMSLLRTTCLFVFRSMWVTRLVFLLATAAHIAEAIYAWYLAKRVDPANARGWFWQTFALGFFSLRLLLKRARK from the exons ATGAATCAGGGGAATCTAGGCGAGTTAATCAGAATGCACTTGAGCGAGAACGAAGGGATAGAGGGGAAGACCTTCGTGGTCACCGGTGGACTGGGATTCGTAGGATCTGGTCTCTGCTTGGAGCTCATACGTAGAGGTGCCGTAGAGGTGCGAGCCTTTGACCTCCGCCTCTCTTCTCCTTGGTCGCGTCCTCTCAAGGACAAGGGAGTCCTCTGCATCCAAG GGGATGTTGCCCGCAAAGAAGACGTGGAAAGGGCCCTTCGCGGTGCCGACTGTGTATTCCACCTTGCGGCCTTCGGAATGTCAGGCAAAGAGATGCTCCAATTTGGTCGCGTCGATGAAGTCAACATTAATGGTACTTGCCATGTTATCGACGCTTGCCTCTACCTCGGCATCAAAAGGCTTGTCTACTGTAGCACATGCAATGTTGTCTTTGGCGGTCAACAGATCATCAATGGGAATGAGACATTGCCCTATTTCCCAATTGATCACCATGTCGATCCTTATGGCCGCAGCAAATCTATTGCTGAACAGTTGGTTCTTAAGAACAATGCCCGCACTCTCAA GAGCGATTCCTCCGGGAATCATCGTCTTTACACTTGTGCTGTTCGTCCAGCTGCAATCTATGGACCGGGTGAAGACAGACACCTTCCAAGGATCGTAACCATGGCAAGGTTGGGTCTCCTTTTGTTCAGAATTGGCGACCAAACTGTAAAATCAGATTGGATTTTTGTGGATAACCTTGTCCTTGCTCTTATATTGGCGAGTATGGGACTTTTGGATGACAATCTTAGCAAGGGAAAACGCCCTGTAGCTGCTGGCCAGGCCTACTTTATATCTGATG GCTCACCGGTCAATTCTTTTGAATTCCTGCAGCCTCTACTTAGGAGTTTGGGTTATGAACTGCCAAAGACTTCCCTACCAGTCGAACGTGCTCTTGTTCTCGGGAGGATTTGCTGGGCTGTTTATACAATCCTATATCCATGGCTCAATCGGTGGTGGCTTCCACAGCCATTCATCCTCCCCTCTGAAGTTCACAAG GTGGGAGTGACCCATTATTTCTCTTATCTTAAAGCCAAAGAGGAGATTGGCTATGCTCCCATGGTGACCTCTCGAGAGGGGATGGCTTTGACCATATCTTACTGGCAAGAGAGGAAACGGACAACTCTGGATGGACCGACAATCTATGCGTGGTTGTTTTGTGTCATTGGAATGATCTCACTGTTTTGTGGTGCTTTCTTACCTGATATAGGGATCATGTCCCTTCTCAGAACTACATGTCTATTTGTCTTTCGGTCAATGTGGGTTACAAGGCTGGTGTTTCTTCTGGCTACAGCTGCACATATTGCTGAGGCCATTTATGCTTGGTACCTGGCTAAAAGGGTGGATCCTGCCAATGCAAGAGGATG GTTTTGGCAAACTTTTGCTCTTGGGTTCTTTTCGTTGCGTTTACTATTGAAAAGAGCAAGGAAATAG
- the LOC114394261 gene encoding short-chain dehydrogenase/reductase family 42E member 1-like isoform X1, translated as MNQGNLGELIRMHLSENEGIEGKTFVVTGGLGFVGSGLCLELIRRGAVEVRAFDLRLSSPWSRPLKDKGVLCIQGDVARKEDVERALRGADCVFHLAAFGMSGKEMLQFGRVDEVNINGTCHVIDACLYLGIKRLVYCSTCNVVFGGQQIINGNETLPYFPIDHHVDPYGRSKSIAEQLVLKNNARTLKSDSSGNHRLYTCAVRPAAIYGPGEDRHLPRIVTMARLGLLLFRIGDQTVKSDWIFVDNLVLALILASMGLLDDNLSKGKRPVAAGQAYFISDGSPVNSFEFLQPLLRSLGYELPKTSLPVERALVLGRICWAVYTILYPWLNRWWLPQPFILPSEVHKVGVTHYFSYLKAKEEIGYAPMVTSREGMALTISYWQERKRTTLDGPTIYAWLFCVIGMISLFCGAFLPDIGIMSLLRTTCLFVFRSMWVTRLVFLLATAAHIAEAIYAWYLAKRVDPANARGWFWQTFALGFFSLRLLLKRARK; from the exons ATGAATCAGGGGAATCTAGGCGAGTTAATCAGAATGCACTTGAGCGAGAACGAAGGGATAGAGGGGAAGACCTTCGTGGTCACCGGTGGACTGGGATTCGTAGGATCTGGTCTCTGCTTGGAGCTCATACGTAGAGGTGCCGTAGAGGTGCGAGCCTTTGACCTCCGCCTCTCTTCTCCTTGGTCGCGTCCTCTCAAGGACAAGGGAGTCCTCTGCATCCAAG GGGATGTTGCCCGCAAAGAAGACGTGGAAAGGGCCCTTCGCGGTGCCGACTGTGTATTCCACCTTGCGGCCTTCGGAATGTCAGGCAAAGAGATGCTCCAATTTGGTCGCGTCGATGAAGTCAACATTAATGGTACTTGCCATGTTATCGACGCTTGCCTCTACCTCGGCATCAAAAGGCTTGTCTACTGTAGCACATGCAATGTTGTCTTTGGCGGTCAACAGATCATCAATGGGAATGAGACATTGCCCTATTTCCCAATTGATCACCATGTCGATCCTTATGGCCGCAGCAAATCTATTGCTGAACAGTTGGTTCTTAAGAACAATGCCCGCACTCTCAA GAGCGATTCCTCCGGGAATCATCGTCTTTACACTTGTGCTGTTCGTCCAGCTGCAATCTATGGACCGGGTGAAGACAGACACCTTCCAAGGATCGTAACCATGGCAAGGTTGGGTCTCCTTTTGTTCAGAATTGGCGACCAAACTGTAAAATCAGATTGGATTTTTGTGGATAACCTTGTCCTTGCTCTTATATTGGCGAGTATGGGACTTTTGGATGACAATCTTAGCAAGGGAAAACGCCCTGTAGCTGCTGGCCAGGCCTACTTTATATCTGATG GCTCACCGGTCAATTCTTTTGAATTCCTGCAGCCTCTACTTAGGAGTTTGGGTTATGAACTGCCAAAGACTTCCCTACCAGTCGAACGTGCTCTTGTTCTCGGGAGGATTTGCTGGGCTGTTTATACAATCCTATATCCATGGCTCAATCGGTGGTGGCTTCCACAGCCATTCATCCTCCCCTCTGAAGTTCACAAG GTGGGAGTGACCCATTATTTCTCTTATCTTAAAGCCAAAGAGGAGATTGGCTATGCTCCCATGGTGACCTCTCGAGAGGGGATGGCTTTGACCATATCTTACTGGCAAGAGAGGAAACGGACAACTCTGGATGGACCGACAATCTATGCGTGGTTGTTTTGTGTCATTGGAATGATCTCACTGTTTTGTGGTGCTTTCTTACCTGATATAGGGATCATGTCCCTTCTCAGAACTACATGTCTATTTGTCTTTCGGTCAATGTGGGTTACAAGGCTGGTGTTTCTTCTGGCTACAGCTGCACATATTGCTGAGGCCATTTATGCTTGGTACCTGGCTAAAAGGGTGGATCCTGCCAATGCAAGAGGATGGTTTTGGCAAACTTTTGCTCTTGGGTTCTTTTCGTTGCGTTTACTATTGAAAAGAGCAAGGAAATAG
- the LOC114392338 gene encoding cell division control protein 2 homolog D-like, with amino-acid sequence MEKPGGGGVLSAKEAFEKLEKVGEGTYGKVYRAREKATGKIVALKKTRLHEDEEGVPPTTLREVSILRMLSRDPHVVRLMDVKQGQNKEGKTVLYLVFEYMDTDLKKFIRSFRQTGQTVPPQTIKSLMYQLCKGVAFCHGHGILHRDLKPHNLLMDPKTMMLKIADLGLARAFTVPIKKYTHEILTLWYRAPEVLLGATHYSMAVDIWSVGCIFAELVTKQALFPGDSELQQLLHIFRLLGTPNEDVWPGVSKLMNWHEYPQWNPQSLSTAVPSLDELGLDLLSQMLKYEPSKRISAKKAMEHAYFDDLDKRHL; translated from the exons atggagaagccaggaggaggaggagtgtTATCGGCGAAGGAGGCATTCGAGAAGCTTGAAAAGGTGGGAGAAGGGACATATGGGAAGGTGTACAGAGCAAGAGAGAAGGCCACGGGGAAGATCGTGGCTCTGAAGAAGACTCGTCTCCACGAGGACGAAGAAGGTGTCCCTCCCACCACTCTCCGTGAGGTTTCCATTCTGCGAATGCTCTCTCGCGATCCCCATGTCGTTAGGTTAATGGATGTCAAACAAGGTCAGAACAAGGAAGGGAAGACAGTGCTCTACTTGGTCTTTGAGTACATGGACACCgatctcaagaaattcattcgCTCTTTCCGTCAAACTGGACAAACCGTTCCACCCCAAACCATCAAAAGCTTGATGTACCAGCTTTGCAAGGGCGTTGCTTTCTGCCACGGTCATGGGATCTTGCACAG GGACTTGAAACCTCACAATCTCTTGATGGACCCAAAAACCATGATGCTTAAAATTGCTGATCTTGGACTCGCTCGAGCATTTACTGTGCCGATTAAGAAATATACACATGAGATACTAACCCTGTGGTATAGAGCTCCTGAAGTCCTCTTGGGTGCTACCCATTACTCAATGGCGGTGGACATTTGGTCCGTAGGCTGCATATTTG CCGAACTTGTCACCAAACAAGCACTCTTTCCTGGTGATTCCGAACTGCAACAACTCCTGCATATATTCAG GCTATTGGGTACTCCCAACGAAGACGTGTGGCCAGGCGTGAGTAAACTAATGAACTGGCATGAATACCCTCAATGGAACCCTCAAAGTCTGTCAACGGCTGTTCCAAGTTTGGATGAGCTTGGACTGGATTTGCTATCT caaATGTTGAAATATGAGCCTTCCAAGAGGATTTCTGCAAAGAAAGCAATGGAACATGCTTACTTTGATGACTTGGACAAGAGGCACCTTTAG